The Providencia rettgeri genome includes a window with the following:
- the proP_7 gene encoding Proline porter II, translating into MNTQSIDPSGKVERSSGDLTKAAVSGWLGTALEFMDFQLYSLGAALVFHEIFFPEQSASMALILAMGTYGAGYVARIVGAIFFGQMGDRIGRKKVLFITITMMGVCTTLIGVLPTYAQVGILAPLLLVLLRIIQGLGAGAEISGAGTMLAEYAPKGRRGIVASLVGLGTNCGTLSATAIWAVMFFWLDKSDLLAWGWRVPFLASFVVMLFAVWLRLNLKESPVFEKVQNTEEQEAKVAVQTPPKESFFAMFKSKAFWLATGIRFGQAGNSGLIQTFLAGYLVQSLLFDKSIPTDAIMISSVVGFLTIPMIGLISDKFGRRIPYIILSLSAMLLAYPMLSVIVDGANSVSLITICIIIVHNCSVLGLFALENITMAEMFNSRNRFTGMAVAKEIGGLIASGLGPVLAGIFCSVTGSWWPIAIMIIIYSAISLISAIIMPEVKDRDLTSTLDAVEEAEQQKGKVKYATVNQ; encoded by the coding sequence ATGAATACTCAGTCAATTGACCCATCAGGGAAAGTGGAACGCAGTTCTGGCGATCTAACCAAAGCTGCAGTTTCAGGCTGGCTAGGAACCGCTCTAGAGTTTATGGATTTCCAGCTTTACTCGTTAGGTGCAGCACTTGTTTTCCATGAAATATTTTTCCCTGAACAATCCGCTTCAATGGCATTAATTCTTGCGATGGGAACTTACGGTGCCGGATATGTCGCACGTATTGTTGGTGCGATTTTCTTTGGTCAAATGGGCGACCGAATCGGCCGTAAAAAAGTACTCTTTATCACCATCACCATGATGGGGGTGTGTACTACATTAATCGGGGTATTACCAACCTACGCACAGGTAGGTATCCTCGCACCGCTGTTATTAGTTCTCTTGCGAATTATTCAAGGCTTAGGGGCAGGCGCTGAAATTTCGGGTGCAGGCACCATGCTGGCAGAATATGCACCAAAAGGCCGTCGTGGTATTGTGGCCTCATTAGTGGGTCTGGGAACAAACTGTGGCACATTAAGCGCAACTGCAATTTGGGCTGTCATGTTCTTCTGGTTAGATAAGTCAGACTTATTGGCTTGGGGCTGGCGTGTACCTTTCTTGGCAAGCTTCGTGGTAATGCTGTTTGCAGTATGGTTACGACTGAATCTGAAAGAAAGCCCTGTATTTGAGAAAGTGCAAAATACGGAAGAACAAGAAGCCAAAGTTGCAGTACAAACACCACCGAAAGAAAGTTTCTTTGCCATGTTTAAATCTAAAGCATTTTGGTTAGCGACTGGCATTCGTTTCGGTCAAGCAGGTAACTCTGGGTTAATTCAAACTTTCTTAGCAGGATATTTGGTTCAAAGCCTGTTGTTTGATAAGAGTATTCCAACTGATGCGATCATGATCAGCTCCGTTGTCGGTTTCCTAACTATTCCTATGATTGGTCTGATATCCGATAAATTTGGTCGTCGTATTCCTTATATTATTCTTAGCTTATCTGCCATGTTGCTCGCCTATCCGATGTTATCTGTCATCGTCGATGGTGCGAACAGTGTTAGCTTAATTACCATCTGTATTATTATCGTTCATAACTGTTCAGTACTCGGATTATTTGCCTTAGAAAATATTACGATGGCTGAAATGTTCAACTCACGTAATCGCTTCACCGGTATGGCTGTGGCCAAAGAAATTGGTGGCTTAATTGCCTCTGGCTTAGGCCCAGTTCTAGCAGGTATTTTCTGTAGTGTCACCGGAAGCTGGTGGCCAATTGCCATCATGATCATCATTTACTCTGCCATTTCATTAATCAGCGCCATCATCATGCCTGAAGTGAAAGATCGTGATTTAACCAGTACGTTGGATGCTGTTGAAGAGGCTGAACAACAAAAAGGTAAAGTGAAATATGCAACTGTCAACCAATAA
- the gutB_5 gene encoding Sorbitol dehydrogenase: protein MKAVKSVVIKEPNTLLIEERSVPEPAENQVQIKVRLAGICGSDSHIYRGHNPFAKYPRVIGHEFFGVIEKVGSGIDSKRIGERVSIDPVLSCGHCYPCSIGKPNVCETLEVLGVHTDGGFTEYVNVPAANAYTIPDSISDECAVTVEPYSIAANVTSHVHPTQDDIALVYGAGTIGLTCAQVLKGVYQVKTLIMVDRVAERLARAKDCGADIVIDNSQTPLPDQLKTLGLRPTLVLDAACHPAILQEAVLIASPAARVSIMGFSSEASAVTQQSITSKEISLFSSRLNAKKFPEVISWIESKKIDPTKILTHQFPFTEAQEAILTFEKDQKTCCKILLTF, encoded by the coding sequence ATGAAAGCTGTAAAATCGGTAGTAATCAAAGAACCCAATACATTATTGATTGAAGAACGTTCAGTTCCTGAACCGGCTGAAAACCAAGTACAAATAAAAGTTCGCTTAGCCGGTATTTGTGGTTCTGACAGCCATATCTACCGTGGCCATAACCCATTTGCAAAATATCCACGTGTGATTGGCCATGAATTTTTCGGTGTCATTGAAAAAGTGGGTTCAGGCATAGATAGCAAACGCATTGGTGAACGAGTCTCTATCGACCCTGTCCTTAGCTGTGGTCATTGTTATCCATGCTCAATTGGTAAACCAAATGTGTGTGAAACACTAGAAGTATTGGGTGTTCATACTGATGGCGGGTTCACTGAATATGTCAATGTCCCTGCGGCCAATGCTTATACTATTCCTGATTCAATCAGCGATGAGTGTGCCGTTACCGTTGAGCCATACTCTATTGCCGCCAACGTGACTTCGCATGTTCACCCAACTCAAGATGACATCGCATTAGTCTATGGTGCGGGTACGATTGGGTTAACCTGCGCACAGGTTCTCAAAGGGGTTTATCAAGTCAAAACCTTGATCATGGTTGACCGCGTGGCTGAGCGTTTAGCTAGAGCAAAAGATTGTGGTGCTGATATTGTCATTGATAACTCACAAACCCCACTACCAGATCAACTCAAAACACTGGGTCTTCGCCCAACGTTAGTACTTGATGCAGCTTGCCATCCCGCTATCTTACAAGAAGCCGTCTTGATTGCTTCTCCCGCAGCAAGAGTTTCTATTATGGGCTTTTCAAGTGAAGCAAGTGCCGTTACACAGCAAAGTATCACCAGCAAAGAGATTTCATTGTTTTCTTCACGTTTGAATGCCAAAAAATTCCCTGAGGTGATTAGCTGGATAGAATCTAAAAAAATTGACCCAACGAAAATCTTGACGCATCAGTTCCCATTCACTGAAGCGCAAGAGGCAATCTTAACCTTTGAAAAAGACCAGAAAACCTGCTGTAAAATTCTTTTAACCTTTTAA
- the por_2 gene encoding Polyol:NADP oxidoreductase, with translation MQLSTNNLNQLPANIKVPSYDREQIKVKMLHLGFGAFHRAHQAIFADILATEQQSNWGFCEVNLVGGEQQIEDLLAQDCLYNVVEMQGDNWQTRTVGVVKEALHPTIHGIDAVINRMLDPNIAIVSMTVTEKGYCYVPATGSIDFANPAIAHDLASPNAPKSLPGLIVEALKRRKALGIAPFTVMSCDNMPENGHITKNVILAMAAKQDIALANWIEANVTFPSTMVDRIVPAMTPDTAEKIQSQLGPIVDNVAIACEPFRQWVIEDNFVAGRPEWEKAGAQLVTDVIPFEEMKLRMLNGSHSFLAYLGYLAGYQYINECMQDSAYEKAAYHLMVNEQAPTLSIKNVDLPAYANALIERFKNTGLKHRTWQIAMDGTLKLSQRLLDSIQIHLKNGRSFDYLALAVAGWMRYVSGKDDHGAEIQVSDPQAVKLAELVANSTDDESRVHALLSLNSLFTKELVNNSLFTEKVTAFYLSLRDNGAQKTVEALNHQHAL, from the coding sequence ATGCAACTGTCAACCAATAACCTAAACCAATTACCTGCGAATATCAAAGTACCAAGCTATGATAGGGAGCAGATAAAGGTAAAAATGCTTCACTTAGGTTTCGGCGCGTTCCATCGCGCCCACCAAGCCATCTTTGCGGATATTTTAGCTACAGAACAGCAGAGTAATTGGGGTTTTTGCGAAGTCAATTTAGTCGGTGGCGAGCAACAAATTGAAGATTTACTCGCTCAAGATTGCCTTTATAACGTAGTTGAAATGCAAGGCGATAATTGGCAAACCCGTACGGTGGGGGTGGTAAAAGAAGCATTACACCCAACCATTCACGGAATTGATGCTGTTATCAATCGCATGTTAGACCCTAACATTGCCATCGTTTCCATGACTGTTACTGAAAAAGGTTATTGCTATGTACCCGCGACAGGCTCGATTGATTTTGCTAACCCCGCTATCGCACATGATTTAGCCTCACCAAATGCTCCAAAATCATTGCCGGGCCTGATTGTTGAAGCGTTAAAACGCCGTAAAGCACTGGGTATTGCACCATTTACAGTCATGTCCTGTGATAATATGCCTGAAAATGGCCATATCACGAAAAATGTCATTTTAGCGATGGCCGCAAAACAGGATATCGCACTGGCCAATTGGATTGAAGCCAACGTCACTTTTCCATCTACCATGGTGGATAGAATTGTACCTGCCATGACACCAGACACTGCAGAGAAAATTCAATCTCAACTGGGCCCTATCGTCGATAACGTCGCCATTGCCTGTGAGCCATTTCGCCAGTGGGTGATTGAAGATAATTTTGTCGCGGGTCGTCCTGAGTGGGAAAAAGCGGGCGCTCAATTAGTGACAGATGTCATTCCATTTGAAGAAATGAAACTGCGCATGTTAAATGGTAGCCACTCTTTCCTTGCATATTTAGGTTATTTGGCTGGTTATCAATACATTAATGAGTGCATGCAGGATAGCGCTTATGAAAAAGCGGCTTATCACTTGATGGTCAATGAGCAAGCGCCAACGTTATCCATCAAAAATGTGGATTTACCCGCCTATGCTAATGCCCTGATTGAGCGTTTCAAAAATACGGGGTTGAAACATCGTACTTGGCAAATCGCGATGGATGGAACGTTGAAATTATCTCAACGTTTACTCGACTCTATCCAAATTCATCTTAAAAACGGCCGATCATTTGATTATTTAGCCTTAGCGGTTGCAGGATGGATGCGTTATGTCAGCGGAAAAGATGATCATGGTGCAGAAATTCAAGTCAGCGACCCACAGGCTGTAAAATTGGCTGAACTAGTTGCAAACAGCACTGATGATGAAAGTCGTGTTCATGCACTGCTTTCTCTCAACAGTTTGTTTACCAAAGAACTCGTTAATAATTCGTTGTTTACTGAAAAGGTGACAGCATTCTACCTTTCACTACGTGATAACGGTGCCCAAAAAACGGTTGAAGCGCTTAACCACCAGCACGCCTTGTAA
- the frc_2 gene encoding Formyl-coenzyme A transferase, with protein sequence MTSSKPLDGIRVLDFTGVQSGPSCTQMLAWFGADVIKIERPGVGDVTRNQLRDIPDVDALYFTMLNSNKRSLELNTKTPEGKAVMEKLIRQSDVLVENFHPGAIDHMGFTWEYIQKLNPRLIFGSIKGFNENSPYANVKAYENVAQSAGGSASTTGFPDGPPTVSAAALGDSNTGMHLLIGILTALLHREKTGKGQRVTMSMQDAVLNLCRVKLRDQQRLEKLGFLEEYPQYPNGTFGDAVPRGGNASGGGQPGTMLKCKGSDVDPNAYIYFINQDHNWENTCDAIGRPEWKTDPAFATTQARASHIQDVWDAIEEIAKDKDKHALTDYFDQFDVPCSAVLSMKEIMEDPSLRRSGSIVEVQQPKRGSYLTVGCPMKFSAFIPEIKNAPLLGEHNNEVLKELGYNDKQIMEMKKNNVI encoded by the coding sequence ATGACTTCTTCAAAACCACTTGATGGGATACGTGTTCTTGATTTTACGGGAGTCCAGTCAGGCCCATCTTGTACACAAATGCTTGCTTGGTTCGGCGCTGATGTGATCAAAATTGAACGCCCAGGGGTTGGGGATGTGACTCGTAATCAATTACGAGATATTCCTGATGTCGATGCGTTATATTTTACGATGTTAAATAGTAATAAACGCTCTTTAGAGCTCAATACCAAAACGCCAGAGGGAAAGGCCGTGATGGAGAAATTAATACGTCAATCTGATGTATTAGTTGAAAATTTTCATCCGGGAGCTATCGACCATATGGGGTTTACGTGGGAGTACATCCAAAAGCTTAATCCACGGTTAATTTTTGGCTCGATTAAAGGGTTTAATGAAAATTCGCCCTATGCGAATGTTAAAGCCTATGAAAATGTTGCTCAATCTGCAGGAGGATCAGCATCAACGACAGGTTTTCCTGATGGCCCTCCGACGGTAAGCGCTGCGGCTTTGGGGGATAGTAATACTGGGATGCATTTATTAATAGGCATACTGACGGCATTATTACACCGCGAAAAAACAGGTAAAGGGCAACGTGTTACGATGTCGATGCAGGATGCGGTGCTTAATTTATGTCGTGTGAAATTACGTGATCAACAACGCTTAGAAAAACTCGGTTTCTTAGAGGAGTATCCTCAATATCCCAATGGAACATTTGGTGATGCAGTTCCCCGTGGGGGAAATGCGAGTGGGGGTGGCCAGCCGGGCACGATGCTCAAATGTAAAGGCAGTGATGTTGACCCAAATGCCTATATTTATTTTATTAATCAAGATCATAATTGGGAAAATACCTGTGATGCAATTGGGCGCCCAGAATGGAAAACTGACCCTGCTTTTGCTACTACACAGGCACGTGCAAGCCATATCCAAGATGTATGGGATGCAATCGAAGAAATCGCCAAAGACAAAGATAAACATGCACTAACCGATTATTTTGATCAGTTTGATGTGCCATGTTCTGCAGTATTAAGTATGAAAGAAATTATGGAAGACCCTTCTTTGCGTCGCAGTGGTTCGATTGTCGAGGTTCAACAACCAAAACGAGGCTCGTATTTAACGGTGGGTTGCCCAATGAAGTTTTCAGCGTTTATCCCTGAAATTAAAAATGCTCCATTACTAGGGGAACATAATAACGAAGTGCTAAAAGAGCTTGGTTATAATGATAAACAAATTATGGAAATGAAAAAAAACAATGTTATTTAA
- a CDS encoding N-carbamoyl-D-amino acid hydrolase — protein sequence MSIAEIKKSSKIAAVDFIPAWGDLNGNIQRLVEAAEKVAAQGVNYAVFPETAVSGYLFSDSTELAPYLDTIPGKTTAAILPVLARTGMYMSVGIAERDSETGLAYNSAVLMGPEGIIGKYRKIGLNSQDQKVFAPGNTGVKTFETPIGRIALLICYDDTYWQYVRLAALEGAQIIGWHSVSDRMMPNASPAEMLGDHSTVAHVQHMSAFNGVWVICATRSGIETNPITKGQLYYNGGSSVWAPSGHKVAQSPVLSPLELEPGLNGIYSAMIDLDEADKQRDALLAKRRPELYFPMLAFHRSPTDINATSTITQTTLIAAQWEKSVSKLDSIQVGENELLVLPELSALPYTNDPNIILSYAEQQGGTFEQTLSKAAHQGKGYIVGSYPEIEIDKVFHTVILAGPSGEILARYRVTHLNERDSGWATAGSSVSVTATPIGRIALAAAHELDVPELGGYTVRYALISLLCQPISRVI from the coding sequence ATGAGTATTGCTGAAATAAAAAAAAGCAGTAAGATCGCAGCCGTTGATTTTATTCCTGCATGGGGAGATTTAAATGGAAATATTCAACGTTTAGTTGAAGCGGCAGAAAAAGTGGCCGCTCAAGGGGTAAATTATGCCGTATTTCCAGAAACGGCTGTGAGTGGTTATTTATTTTCGGACTCTACAGAATTAGCGCCTTATTTAGATACTATCCCTGGCAAAACGACTGCTGCAATACTGCCTGTACTGGCTCGAACAGGAATGTATATGAGTGTAGGTATCGCGGAGCGCGATAGCGAAACTGGGCTGGCTTATAATTCAGCCGTTTTGATGGGGCCGGAAGGCATTATTGGTAAGTACCGTAAAATAGGGCTGAATTCTCAAGACCAAAAGGTATTCGCACCGGGTAATACCGGTGTCAAAACGTTTGAAACACCGATTGGCCGTATTGCGCTATTGATTTGTTATGATGATACCTACTGGCAATATGTGCGGTTAGCCGCATTAGAAGGGGCACAAATCATTGGTTGGCATTCAGTATCCGACCGTATGATGCCTAACGCGAGTCCTGCTGAAATGCTTGGGGATCACTCAACCGTTGCGCATGTACAGCATATGAGTGCTTTCAATGGTGTCTGGGTAATTTGTGCAACACGCAGTGGAATTGAAACTAACCCAATTACCAAAGGGCAGCTCTATTATAATGGTGGTTCGAGCGTATGGGCGCCATCAGGACATAAAGTGGCTCAATCTCCAGTGCTTAGCCCATTAGAGTTAGAACCGGGGTTAAATGGCATATACAGTGCGATGATTGACTTAGATGAAGCGGATAAACAGCGCGATGCATTACTGGCGAAGCGTCGGCCTGAATTATATTTCCCAATGCTTGCTTTTCATCGTAGCCCGACAGATATCAATGCCACATCAACAATAACGCAAACAACGCTGATTGCGGCGCAGTGGGAAAAATCAGTTTCTAAGCTAGACTCAATCCAAGTGGGAGAAAATGAGCTGCTGGTTCTTCCTGAGCTTTCTGCGCTACCTTATACCAACGATCCCAACATTATTTTGTCTTATGCCGAACAACAAGGGGGCACTTTTGAGCAAACATTGAGTAAGGCTGCTCATCAAGGAAAAGGCTATATTGTTGGAAGTTATCCTGAAATTGAGATTGACAAAGTGTTCCACACCGTCATTCTTGCGGGCCCATCAGGGGAAATATTAGCCCGCTATCGTGTTACACATCTTAATGAACGGGATAGCGGCTGGGCAACAGCGGGTAGTTCTGTGAGTGTGACAGCAACGCCAATTGGGCGTATTGCACTGGCGGCTGCACATGAATTAGATGTTCCTGAATTAGGGGGTTATACAGTACGTTACGCGCTGATATCCTTGCTGTGCCAGCCGATATCCCGAGTGATTTAA
- a CDS encoding putative transporter YfdV gives MADFMYKIFMSDLLPIIIIMVLGYVSGKRNVFTSDQAKAFNKLVLNYALPAALFVSIARANREMIFADAKLTIISFVVLLVCFFFSFFSCKYIFKHSRGEAAVCALIAGSPTIGFLGFAVLDPIYGETVSTGLVVAIISIIVNAITIPIGLFLLNPSDAEGKKGGGGMDALISAFKEPVVWAPVLATALVLVGVKIPTVWDPTFDLIAKANSGVAVFAAGLTLAANKFEFDGEIVYNTLLKLVLMPGLMLLAGMMFNMGTEQLQMMVLAGALPPAFSGIIIASRFNLYTRTGTASLAVSVLGFIIAAPAWIYISRLVS, from the coding sequence ATGGCTGATTTTATGTATAAGATTTTTATGAGCGACCTATTACCTATCATTATTATTATGGTATTAGGTTATGTGAGTGGTAAACGAAATGTGTTTACCAGTGACCAAGCGAAAGCATTTAATAAGTTGGTATTAAATTATGCATTACCTGCTGCATTATTTGTGTCTATCGCGCGTGCTAATCGAGAAATGATATTTGCAGACGCTAAATTGACTATTATTTCATTTGTGGTCTTGCTCGTTTGTTTCTTTTTCTCTTTCTTTAGCTGTAAATATATTTTTAAACATAGTCGTGGCGAAGCTGCGGTATGTGCATTAATTGCAGGTTCTCCGACAATTGGTTTCTTAGGGTTTGCGGTTCTAGACCCTATTTATGGTGAAACCGTTTCAACGGGGTTAGTTGTTGCCATTATATCCATCATCGTTAATGCCATTACAATCCCTATCGGCTTGTTCTTACTGAACCCATCTGATGCAGAAGGGAAAAAAGGCGGTGGCGGTATGGATGCATTAATCTCAGCCTTTAAAGAACCTGTCGTATGGGCTCCGGTACTCGCGACTGCTTTGGTACTGGTTGGTGTGAAAATTCCAACGGTTTGGGACCCGACATTTGATTTAATTGCGAAAGCAAACTCCGGTGTTGCGGTATTTGCTGCGGGCCTGACATTAGCCGCGAATAAGTTCGAGTTCGATGGTGAGATTGTCTATAACACGTTATTAAAGCTAGTGTTAATGCCAGGGTTAATGTTACTGGCAGGTATGATGTTTAATATGGGGACAGAGCAACTGCAAATGATGGTATTAGCCGGGGCGTTGCCACCTGCTTTCTCTGGAATAATTATTGCGAGTCGCTTTAATCTGTATACCCGGACAGGAACAGCATCGCTGGCGGTGAGTGTGCTTGGTTTTATCATCGCAGCTCCAGCGTGGATCTATATCTCTCGACTTGTTTCATAG
- the lutR_3 gene encoding L-lactate utilization operon repressor: MKTQYRSYQYLGQQLKELIASGEYPIGSRLMPEREIAKKYDVSRSLVREALIMLEIEKLVSIKKGSGVYVINHPDLLIDEIKSLDHGPFEILQARQVIESAIAACAALSATKADIQEIRALLEDERIKVANNESDDANDHKFHVLIARASKNDMMAKIIDDIWAVRLQSPMWDKLHEHIDNTTYRKKWLVDHENILNALQKRDPELAKKEMWQHLENVKNTLMQLSDFDDPNFDGYLFETIPYQTIFE, encoded by the coding sequence ATGAAAACTCAATACCGCTCGTACCAATACCTAGGTCAGCAGTTAAAAGAGCTCATTGCATCTGGTGAATATCCGATAGGAAGTCGTTTAATGCCAGAGCGTGAGATCGCTAAAAAATATGATGTTAGTCGCTCATTGGTACGTGAAGCACTCATCATGTTGGAAATTGAAAAATTGGTTTCTATCAAGAAAGGTTCTGGGGTTTATGTCATTAATCATCCAGACCTATTGATTGATGAAATTAAAAGTTTAGATCATGGCCCTTTTGAAATACTGCAAGCTCGCCAAGTGATTGAAAGTGCAATAGCTGCATGCGCTGCTTTGTCAGCAACAAAAGCCGATATCCAAGAGATCCGCGCATTATTAGAAGATGAGCGAATCAAAGTCGCGAATAATGAAAGTGACGATGCTAATGATCATAAGTTCCATGTGTTAATTGCTCGCGCAAGCAAGAATGACATGATGGCGAAGATTATTGATGATATCTGGGCTGTGCGGTTACAAAGCCCTATGTGGGATAAGCTTCACGAACATATTGACAACACGACTTACCGAAAAAAGTGGTTGGTTGATCATGAAAATATTTTAAATGCACTACAAAAACGTGATCCGGAGTTGGCTAAAAAAGAGATGTGGCAGCATTTAGAGAATGTCAAAAATACGCTAATGCAGCTTTCTGATTTTGATGACCCCAATTTTGATGGTTACCTATTTGAAACAATTCCTTATCAGACTATTTTTGAATAA
- the rspA gene encoding Starvation-sensing protein rspA has translation MSAISAIDMALWDIKGKIANLPVYQLLGGASREGVMVYCHTTGTDIAETLDNYAKYKEKGFKAIRVQCGIPGMATTYGQSKGKNLAYEPATKGHHPEEQLWSTEKYLDFMPKLFEAVRDKYGFNEHLLHDMHHRLTPIEAARFGKSIEDYRLFWMEDPTPAENQACFRLIRQHTVTPIAVGEVFNSIWDCKQLIEEQLIDYIRTTITHAGGITGMRRIADFASLYQVRTGSHGPSDLSPICHAAALHFDLWVPNFGVQEFMGYSEEMLSVFTTNWTFNDGYMHPSDKPGLGIDFDEKLAAKYPYNPAYLPVARLEDGTLWNW, from the coding sequence ATGTCCGCCATTTCTGCGATTGATATGGCACTGTGGGATATTAAAGGCAAAATTGCCAACCTTCCGGTCTATCAGTTACTCGGTGGCGCTTCTCGTGAAGGAGTGATGGTTTATTGCCACACCACGGGTACCGATATTGCTGAAACACTAGATAACTACGCAAAATATAAAGAAAAAGGTTTTAAAGCGATCCGTGTGCAGTGTGGCATTCCAGGAATGGCAACTACCTATGGACAGAGTAAAGGAAAAAACCTTGCTTATGAACCTGCCACAAAAGGCCATCACCCTGAAGAACAACTTTGGTCAACCGAAAAATATCTGGATTTTATGCCCAAACTGTTTGAAGCCGTTCGGGACAAATACGGATTTAATGAACACCTTCTACACGATATGCACCATCGCTTGACCCCTATTGAAGCGGCTCGCTTCGGTAAAAGTATTGAAGATTATCGATTATTTTGGATGGAAGACCCAACACCAGCAGAAAACCAAGCTTGTTTTAGATTAATTCGTCAACATACCGTCACCCCAATCGCCGTAGGTGAAGTTTTTAATAGCATTTGGGATTGTAAACAACTGATTGAAGAGCAACTCATCGATTATATCCGCACCACAATTACCCATGCCGGAGGTATTACAGGCATGCGCCGAATTGCTGATTTTGCTTCACTTTACCAAGTCAGAACTGGTTCTCATGGTCCATCTGACCTATCCCCAATTTGCCATGCTGCCGCCTTACACTTTGACCTTTGGGTACCCAATTTCGGCGTTCAAGAGTTTATGGGCTATTCAGAAGAAATGTTGTCCGTATTTACGACTAACTGGACGTTCAACGATGGTTATATGCACCCAAGTGATAAGCCCGGTTTAGGTATCGATTTTGATGAAAAACTGGCAGCGAAATACCCGTACAACCCAGCTTATCTTCCAGTCGCTCGTCTCGAAGACGGCACGTTGTGGAACTGGTAA
- the uxuA gene encoding Mannonate dehydratase, with translation MEHTWRWYGPNDPVSLSDARQAEATGIVSALHHIPNGEVWSVEEILKRKAIIEDAGLVWSVVESIPVHEDIKTQQGNFDLYIQNYQQSIRNLASCGIKTICYNFMPILDWTRTDLAYTLPDGSKALRFDNIAFAAFEIHILKRENAAESYSEQEVKEAAEYYANMSSDDIENLIKTIIAGLPGAEEGYTLDQFRERLALYNNIDENQLRENLRYFLQKIVPVCEEENVVLAIHPDDPPRPILGLPRIVSTIEDMRFIKQSCDSIHNGFTMCTGSYGVRADNDLVKMINEFGDRIHFTHLRSTVRENNPNTFHEGNHIAGDVDMFEVVKAILAVEQKRYAAGLAPIPMRPDHGHQILDDLKKVTNPGYSAIWALKRFSRS, from the coding sequence ATGGAGCATACGTGGCGTTGGTACGGTCCTAATGACCCTGTTTCTTTAAGTGATGCTAGGCAAGCAGAGGCGACAGGTATCGTCTCTGCGCTCCACCATATTCCTAACGGTGAAGTTTGGAGTGTCGAGGAGATTTTAAAGCGTAAGGCTATTATTGAAGATGCTGGGTTAGTTTGGTCTGTCGTGGAAAGTATTCCTGTTCACGAAGATATTAAAACTCAACAAGGTAATTTTGATCTCTATATTCAAAATTACCAACAGAGTATTCGTAATTTAGCATCCTGTGGTATTAAGACCATTTGCTATAATTTTATGCCAATTCTAGATTGGACGCGTACTGACCTTGCTTACACGCTACCGGATGGCTCCAAAGCGTTACGGTTTGATAATATTGCTTTTGCTGCGTTTGAAATTCATATTTTAAAGCGTGAAAATGCGGCAGAGAGTTATTCAGAACAAGAAGTTAAAGAAGCGGCTGAGTATTATGCCAATATGTCATCTGATGACATTGAAAACCTGATTAAAACCATCATCGCAGGGCTACCGGGTGCGGAAGAAGGTTATACATTAGACCAATTCCGTGAGCGCTTGGCGCTGTATAATAATATTGATGAAAATCAGTTACGTGAGAACTTACGTTATTTCTTGCAGAAAATCGTTCCTGTCTGTGAAGAAGAAAATGTGGTTTTAGCTATTCACCCTGATGACCCTCCACGCCCAATTTTAGGCCTGCCACGTATTGTTTCTACCATTGAAGATATGCGGTTTATTAAGCAAAGCTGCGATAGTATTCATAATGGGTTTACTATGTGCACAGGTTCTTATGGTGTACGAGCCGATAACGACCTAGTAAAAATGATTAATGAATTTGGTGATCGCATTCATTTCACGCACTTACGTTCAACGGTGAGAGAAAATAACCCGAATACCTTCCATGAAGGCAATCATATTGCAGGTGATGTTGATATGTTTGAAGTGGTCAAAGCCATTTTAGCGGTTGAACAAAAACGCTATGCTGCGGGGCTTGCACCCATTCCAATGAGACCAGACCATGGCCACCAAATTTTAGATGATTTGAAAAAGGTGACCAATCCAGGCTATTCCGCTATTTGGGCGCTTAAAAGGTTTAGCAGAAGTTAG